From Gopherus flavomarginatus isolate rGopFla2 chromosome 16, rGopFla2.mat.asm, whole genome shotgun sequence, a single genomic window includes:
- the ATG4D gene encoding cysteine protease ATG4D isoform X2, with protein MNSVSPASVQYVSQDELRHSDGRKLFNPRAGGQDGSCNGLFPGGAQSRQPNEPDEVDKIKNKLLSAWNNVKYGWTVRTKTNFSKLSPIYLFGHGYCFEVEEDVERFQKDFASRIWLTYRREFQQLEGTMWTTDCGWGCMLRSGQMILAQGLLMHFLGRNWTWPDALFTTSLVEMDAMKPISPARPGSAGLQQLPALAVDRGRDPWGIWAPLRPLSLQELEKEHSHRTIVSWFADHPRAPFGIHRLVELGRSSGKKAGDWYGPSIAAHIVRKAVEGCSEASGLAVYVSQDCTVYKGDVARLVSGSDGRTVPDPGARRKAVIILVPMRLGGETLNPVYVDCVKELLKLELCIGIIGGKPKHSLYFVGYQDDFLLYLDPHYCQPFVDTTKENFPLESFHCSSPRKMAFSKMDPSCTIGFYARDGQELDTLCLELTRVLNSSSAKERYPMFTVTEGQAQEYGLAELCSRFSQQTVQLPRRSKPKVATSDEFVFL; from the exons ATGAATTCCGTCTCGCCTGCCTCGGTGCAGTATGTCAGCCAGGACGAGCTGCGCCATTCAGATGGCAGGAAGCTCTTTAACCcgagggctgggggccaggatggGAGCTGCAATGGGCTGTTCCCGGGGGGAGCGCAGAGCCGCCAGCCCAACGAACCTGACGAGGTGGACAAGATCAAGAACAAGCTCCTCTCGGCCTGGAACAACGTGAAATACG GATGGACGGTCAGGACTAAAACCAATTTCAGCAAGCTGTCCCCCATATACCTCTTCGGCCACGGCTATTGCTTCGAGGTGGAGG AGGACGTGGAGCGGTTCCAGAAGGACTTTGCCTCCCGCATCTGGCTCACCTACCGCCGGGAGTTCCAGCAGCTGGAGGGCACCATGTGGACCACGGACTGCGGCTGGGGCTGCATGCTGCGCAGCGGGCAGATGATTCTCGCCCAGGGGCTCCTCATGCATTTCCTCGgcagga ACTGGACCTGGCCCGACGCCTTGTTCACCACCAGCCTGGTGGAGATGGACGCCATGAAGCCCATCTCTCCCGCCCGGCCTGGCAGCGCCggcctgcagcagctgcctgccctcGCTGTGGACAGAGGCAGGGACCCCTGGGGCATCTGGGCCCCGCTGCGCCCCCTCAGCCTgcaggagctggagaaggagcaCAGCCACCGCACCATTGTCTCGTGGTTCGCCGATCACCCGCGGGCACCCTTCGGCATCCACCGGCTGGTGGAGCTGGGCAGGAGCTCGGGGAAGAAAGCCGGGGACTGGTACGGCCCCTCCATTGCTGCTCACATTGTCAG GAAGGCGGTCGAAGGCTGTTCGGAAGCCAGCGGCCTGGCTGTCTACGTATCTCAGGACTGCACAG TATACAAGGGGGACGTGGCAAGGCTGGTGTCTGGGAGCGACGGCCGGACGGTGCCAGATCCCGGTGCCAGGCGGAAAGCTGTCATCATCCTGGTGCCCATGCGCCTGGGCGGGGAAACCCTCAATCCTGTCTATGTAGACTGCGTGAAG GAGCTTCTGAAGCTGGAGCTCTGCATTGGGATTATCGGTGGGAAGCCCAAGCACTCGCTCTACTTTGTGGGCTACCAAG ACGACTTCCTGCTGTACCTGGACCCCCACTACTGCCAGCCCTTCGTGGACACCACCAAGGAGAACTTCCCCCTGGAG TCCTTCCACTGCAGCTCACCCCGCAAAATGGCCTTCAGCAAAATGGATCCCAGCTGCACCATCGGCTTCTATGCTCGCGACGGGCAGGAGTTGGACACGCTGTGCTTAGAGCTGACCAGG gTGCTGAACTCCTCGTCAGCCAAGGAGAGGTACCCCATGTTCACAGTGACGGAGGGCCAGGCGCAGGAGTACGGGCTGGCCGAGCTGTGCTCCCGCTTCTCCCAGCAGACCGTGCAGCTGCCCAGGCGCAGCAAGCCCAAGGTGGCCACCTCGGACGAGTTCGTCTTCCTGTGA
- the ATG4D gene encoding cysteine protease ATG4D isoform X1 produces the protein MNSVSPASVQYVSQDELRHSDGRKLFNPRAGGQDGSCNGLFPGGAQSRQPNEPDEVDKIKNKLLSAWNNVKYGWTVRTKTNFSKLSPIYLFGHGYCFEVEEDVERFQKDFASRIWLTYRREFQQLEGTMWTTDCGWGCMLRSGQMILAQGLLMHFLGRNWTWPDALFTTSLVEMDAMKPISPARPGSAGLQQLPALAVDRGRDPWGIWAPLRPLSLQELEKEHSHRTIVSWFADHPRAPFGIHRLVELGRSSGKKAGDWYGPSIAAHIVRKAVEGCSEASGLAVYVSQDCTGASEAGALHWDYRWEAQALALLCGLPRRLPAVPGPPLLPALRGHHQGELPPGVLPLQLTPQNGLQQNGSQLHHRLLCSRRAGVGHAVLRADQGAELLVSQGEVPHVHSDGGPGAGVRAGRAVLPLLPADRAAAQAQQAQGGHLGRVRLPVSGERPLPPYLLLIYRHTAGAMGCPAHHVTTLAVQQGALGCGSRVPPVGTGSWRRMRW, from the exons ATGAATTCCGTCTCGCCTGCCTCGGTGCAGTATGTCAGCCAGGACGAGCTGCGCCATTCAGATGGCAGGAAGCTCTTTAACCcgagggctgggggccaggatggGAGCTGCAATGGGCTGTTCCCGGGGGGAGCGCAGAGCCGCCAGCCCAACGAACCTGACGAGGTGGACAAGATCAAGAACAAGCTCCTCTCGGCCTGGAACAACGTGAAATACG GATGGACGGTCAGGACTAAAACCAATTTCAGCAAGCTGTCCCCCATATACCTCTTCGGCCACGGCTATTGCTTCGAGGTGGAGG AGGACGTGGAGCGGTTCCAGAAGGACTTTGCCTCCCGCATCTGGCTCACCTACCGCCGGGAGTTCCAGCAGCTGGAGGGCACCATGTGGACCACGGACTGCGGCTGGGGCTGCATGCTGCGCAGCGGGCAGATGATTCTCGCCCAGGGGCTCCTCATGCATTTCCTCGgcagga ACTGGACCTGGCCCGACGCCTTGTTCACCACCAGCCTGGTGGAGATGGACGCCATGAAGCCCATCTCTCCCGCCCGGCCTGGCAGCGCCggcctgcagcagctgcctgccctcGCTGTGGACAGAGGCAGGGACCCCTGGGGCATCTGGGCCCCGCTGCGCCCCCTCAGCCTgcaggagctggagaaggagcaCAGCCACCGCACCATTGTCTCGTGGTTCGCCGATCACCCGCGGGCACCCTTCGGCATCCACCGGCTGGTGGAGCTGGGCAGGAGCTCGGGGAAGAAAGCCGGGGACTGGTACGGCCCCTCCATTGCTGCTCACATTGTCAG GAAGGCGGTCGAAGGCTGTTCGGAAGCCAGCGGCCTGGCTGTCTACGTATCTCAGGACTGCACAG GAGCTTCTGAAGCTGGAGCTCTGCATTGGGATTATCGGTGGGAAGCCCAAGCACTCGCTCTACTTTGTGGGCTACCAAG ACGACTTCCTGCTGTACCTGGACCCCCACTACTGCCAGCCCTTCGTGGACACCACCAAGGAGAACTTCCCCCTGGAG TCCTTCCACTGCAGCTCACCCCGCAAAATGGCCTTCAGCAAAATGGATCCCAGCTGCACCATCGGCTTCTATGCTCGCGACGGGCAGGAGTTGGACACGCTGTGCTTAGAGCTGACCAGG gTGCTGAACTCCTCGTCAGCCAAGGAGAGGTACCCCATGTTCACAGTGACGGAGGGCCAGGCGCAGGAGTACGGGCTGGCCGAGCTGTGCTCCCGCTTCTCCCAGCAGACCGTGCAGCTGCCCAGGCGCAGCAAGCCCAAGGTGGCCACCTCGGACGAGTTCGTCTTCCTGTGAGCGGGGAGAGGCCGCTCCCCCCTTATTTATTACTTATTTATAGACACACGGCGGGGGCCATGGGCTGCCCTGCCCACCATGTCACAACACTGGcggtgcagcagggggcgctgggatgTGGCTCGAGGGTGCCCCctgtggggacaggcagctggcGAAGGATGCGCTGGTGA
- the LOC127035538 gene encoding galactose-3-O-sulfotransferase 2-like: MVLARLWRSAGPGGCRALLLAGLLLLLLRQVAKQLSAVGLGLGLAVQHRGPPHPPPLSRRREVGRTSRTEPLRGETSGRPPPNVVFVKTHKTGSSTLQNILFRLGERHHLTVAFPHYTYQFAYPQPFAATFVEPLPPGAARYNLLLSHLRLAAGELRRVMPPDSLYLTILRDPVRTFPSVFAYYRSTVPAFQALANHPQPLAAFLQAPARYYDPADAGNGLARNPMAFDLGLEAGGEEGGSQWDRELERLNRTFQLVLIAEHFDESLLLARELLGLHLEELAYVRLNARRGGGDEALAPGLAWRIRAWNWLDVRLYRYFQAVLWHRVELYGYTRMKGELEALRALLRETRETCLAGEAVGPEETADELRPWQPDTAAILGYNLRPGLPPAQHASCYRLVLPELQYHARLYYQQYGREMCALPCD, from the exons ATGGTCCTGGCTCGCCTGTGGCGCTCAGCGGGGCCGGGGGGATGCcgtgcgctgctgctggcagggctcctgctgctgctcctccggcAGGTGGCCAAGCA ACtcagtgctgtggggctggggctgggcctggccgtGCAGCATcgggggccccctcacccgcccccTCTCTCCCGCCGCAGGGAGGTGGGTAGAACCAGCCGCACCGAGCCGCTGCGGGGGGAGACCTCTGGCCGCCCGCCCCCCAACGTGGTGTTCGTGAAGACTCACAAGACAGGCAGCAGCACCCTACAGAATATCCTCTTCCGCCTGGGTGAGCGGCACCACCTCACCGTCGCCTTCCCCCACTACACTTACCAGTTTGCCTACCCCCAGCCCTTCGCCGCCACGTTCGTGGAGCCGCTGCCGCCGGGCGCCGCCCGCTACAACCTGCTGCTCAGCCACCTGCGGCTAGCAGCCGGCGAGCTGCGCCGGGTCATGCCCCCGGACAGCCTCTACCTCACCATCCTGCGCGACCCTGTCCGCACCTTCCCTTCCGTCTTCGCCTACTACCGCAGCACCGTGCCTGCCTTCCAGGCCCTCGCcaaccacccccagcccctggccGCCTTCCTGCAGGCCCCGGCGCGGTACTACGACCCAGCCGACGCGGGCAACGGGCTGGCCAGGAACCCCATGGCCTTTGACCTGGGGCTGGAGGccggtggggaggaagggggcagccAGTGGGACCGGGAGTTGGAGCGGCTCAACCGGACCTTCCAGCTGGTGCTCATCGCCGAGCACTTCGACGAGTCCCTGCTGCTGGCacgggagctgctggggctgcacctggaggagctgGCTTACGTGCGGCTCAACGCCCGCCGGGGGGGCGGGGACGAGGCCTTGGCCCCGGGGCTGGCGTGGCGGATCCGGGCGTGGAACTGGCTGGACGTGCGGCTGTACCGGTACTTCCAGGCCGTGCTGTGGCACCGGGTGGAGCTCTACGGCTACACGCGCATGAAGGGCGAGCTGGAGGCCCTGCGCGCGCTGCTGCGGGAGACCCGGGAGACCTGCCTGGCCGGAGAGGCCGTGGGGCCGGAGGAGACGGCCGACGAGCTGCGGCCCTGGCAGCCCGACACCGCCGCCATCCTGGGCTACAACCTGCGGCCCGGCCTCCCCCCGGCCCAGCACGCCAGCTGCTACCGCCTGGTgctgccggagctgcagtatcACGCCCGCCTTTACTACCAGCAATACGGCAGGGAGATGTGCGCCCTGCCGTGTGACTAG